The genomic window GGAGCGGGGGCTATCTGTGCTGCCTGGCCCTGCTGGTGCTGGCAGCACTGGCGGCACCCTCGGGCTGAGCGCTCAGCCCAGCTGGGCGAACACCTTTTTCGCAGCGGCGATGGTAGCGTCGATGTCCTCATCGGTATGAGCGGCGGACATAAAGCCGGCTTCGTAGGAGGCCGGTGCCAGGTAGACGCCCTCGTCGAGCATGCCGTGGAAAAAGCGGTTGAAGCGCTCGGTATTGCAGGCCATGACCTGCTGGTAGTTGGTGACCTTCGGCTCGTCGGTAAAAAAGAAGCCGAACATGCTGCCAGCGCTATTCGCCGTCAGTGGTACGCCGGCCTCTCTGGCCGCGGACAGAATACCTTGTACCAGTTTCTCGGTCTTTTCGGTCAGACGGTCATAGAAGCCGGGTTCCTGTACCAGTCGCAGTGTTTCCAGTCCCGCCACCATGCCGACCGGGTTACCGGATAGTGTGCCGGCCTGATAAATCGGGCCGGTGGGTGCAATCTGTTCCATGTACTTGCGTTTACCACCGAAAGCGCCAACCGGCATACCGCCGCCGATCACCTTGCCCAGTGTGGTGATATCCGCCTCAATGCCGTAATGGCCCTGGGCGCCAGTCAGGCTCACGCGGAAACCGGACATGACCTCGTCGAGGATCAGCAGGGCACCGTGGGCATCGCAGACCTCGCGCAGGGTTTCCAGGAAACCGGGCACCGGCGGGATGCAGTTCATGTTGCCGGCTACGGGCTCGACGATGATGCAGGCAATTTGATCCCCCATCTTGTCAAAGCACTCGCGCACGGACTCGGCGTCGTTATAGGCGAGGGTGATGGTGTGGTCTGCGAGGGAGGCGGGAACACCCGGCGATGACGGCACGCCCATCGTCAGGGCGCCGGAGCCCGCCTTGACCAGCAGGGAGTCGGAGTGCCCGTGGTAGCAGCCCTCGAACTTGACGATCTTGTCGCGGCCGGTGGCACCGCGGGCCAGGCGAATCGCGCTCATGGTGGCCTCGGTGCCGGAGTTGACGAAGCGCACCAGGTCCATGTTGGGCCAGATGCGACAGAGTTCCTCAGCCAGTTCGGTTTCCAGTTCCGTGGGGGCGCCGAAGCTCAGGCCAGATTGGGCCTGTTCCACCACCGCGTCGATCACGTCCGGGTGGGCATGGCCGAGCACCATAGGGCCCCAGGATTGCACATAATCGATGTAGCGATTGCCGTCAGCGTCGAAGAGATAGGCGCCCTCGGCGCGATCGATGAACAGCGGTGTGCCGCCTACGGCGCGAAAGGCACGTACCGGTGAATTGACGCCACCGGGAATGTACTGCTGGGCGTCGGAAAAAAGTTGCTCGGATTTGCTCATAGACTTGGGAAGTGCTTGGGAATTTGGCCGGCTATTATCCAGTTCGCCCGCGCCCGGGACAATGGGACCGATGCGGGAGAGCGATCAGCTGCGTGCCCAGAATAGCCGATTGGGGATTGGCCGCCCCATTCCGAGCCGGCGGCTGTCGGCAATGGCGCTCCAGGTGAACTGCTGGCTGCGAGCCACCGCCTCAATGACGGTCAGGCCGTGGGCGATATGGCAGGCAATGGCGGTAGCCAGAGTGCCGCAGACGCCATAGGCCGCAGGTTGCAGGCGTTGCCAGTGAAATTGTCGGATCAGTCCGCGTTCGTCATAAAGGCGGTTTTCCAGTTGCTGCTCGCAGGGTACGCCGGTCAGGAGCAGATAGCGGCAGCCGCTCTCCAGCAGTTCCTGCGCCTGGGCGTCGAGCACATCCGCCTCCACGGCCATCGCACGGGCTTCGCGGCGGTTTGGGCAGGCCATGGTGGCGTAGGGGAGCAACAGGGAGCTCATTGCCTCCCAGAGTGGTGGAGCCAGCATACTCTGCTTGTCGGCGAGCGTGGCATCCGGGTCGATGATCACTGGAATGTCGGGGTAGTCCCGCAGGACACTGTGCAGCGCGCGGACATTTTCCACCGAGCCCAGGTAACCCACCTTGATCGCGGCGACCGGCATATCCTCGAGAACCGCCCGGGCCTGCTCCACCAGCAGGGAGTCATCCACCGGTGCCACGCCCATCAGTTCACCGGTGTCGCCGACACTGATAGCAGAGACGACCGAAGTGCAGTGACAGCCGAGACTGACGGCGGTTTCCGTATCTGCGGTGATCCCGGCGCTACCACTGGGGTCGTGATGCGTGATAGTGAGGACAATCGGTTGGCGTGTATCCATGGGCGAATTGCACGGTCGCGAGCTGCAGTTCAGGGGCCCCTACATTCTAGTTGCGCCGGGCAGCCGCTCCGAGACTTCTCGCGCCTCTTTGTGCTGCCGGCGCCCGGATGGGGTCAGAAGGGCTTCACCACCGCCAGGATTATGATGGCTACCAGGGCTAGTACCGGCAGCTCATTAAAGATGCGAAAGAAACGCGAGCTGCGGGTAACGGTGCCCGCGGCAAATTTGCGTACGTAGGCGCCACAGACGTGATGGTAACCGATCAGCAGCAATACGAATGTCAGCTTGGCATGCATCCAGCCGGCGGTGTGGTAATAGGACGGGTTGTAGGTGAAGAGCCACACGCCGAAAACGATCACCGCGATCATCGACGGGAGAGCGATGCCTCGGTAGAGGCGGCGCTCCATGGTGCAAAAACGGTCGCGACTGATCTGGTCGGTGGCCTCCACGTGGTAGACGAACAGGCGCGGCAGATAGAACAGGGCGGCAAACCAGGTAACGATTGCCATCAGATGAAACGCTTTGACCCAGAGCATGGGGCTCCCTCCCGTTAAAAATGGACGTTCAAGTCGGTGATGATTGTTATTGGCGATAAAAATTATCGATATGCTGGGGCAGGATAATACCGGCGACATTCTTGTCCAGTGCCGGCGACAATCCCCGGTGCACATAAAGCCCCCCGGCGCCGCTTTTTTCCAGCTTTGCCTGAGCTTCCAGCAGGGTGGCGCGCCAGTTGAGTGCCGCGAGCTGGAGGCGTTCGCCGGGTAGTTTCAGCAGGTCGATGGGTTCATCTGCCCCTGCGTCCTTGTCCTCGCGGTTTTCTTTGCGAGCCTCCTCCAGGCGCTGGAGAAAGCTCGCCAGGTCCGCGGCGCGCAGTACTTGGGGTGCGGGTTCTTCCGGTAAGTCGATCACAATCCAGAGCGGGCTCGGCGCG from Microbulbifer aggregans includes these protein-coding regions:
- the hemJ gene encoding protoporphyrinogen oxidase HemJ, whose protein sequence is MLWVKAFHLMAIVTWFAALFYLPRLFVYHVEATDQISRDRFCTMERRLYRGIALPSMIAVIVFGVWLFTYNPSYYHTAGWMHAKLTFVLLLIGYHHVCGAYVRKFAAGTVTRSSRFFRIFNELPVLALVAIIILAVVKPF
- the thiD gene encoding bifunctional hydroxymethylpyrimidine kinase/phosphomethylpyrimidine kinase, translated to MDTRQPIVLTITHHDPSGSAGITADTETAVSLGCHCTSVVSAISVGDTGELMGVAPVDDSLLVEQARAVLEDMPVAAIKVGYLGSVENVRALHSVLRDYPDIPVIIDPDATLADKQSMLAPPLWEAMSSLLLPYATMACPNRREARAMAVEADVLDAQAQELLESGCRYLLLTGVPCEQQLENRLYDERGLIRQFHWQRLQPAAYGVCGTLATAIACHIAHGLTVIEAVARSQQFTWSAIADSRRLGMGRPIPNRLFWARS
- the hemL gene encoding glutamate-1-semialdehyde 2,1-aminomutase; its protein translation is MSKSEQLFSDAQQYIPGGVNSPVRAFRAVGGTPLFIDRAEGAYLFDADGNRYIDYVQSWGPMVLGHAHPDVIDAVVEQAQSGLSFGAPTELETELAEELCRIWPNMDLVRFVNSGTEATMSAIRLARGATGRDKIVKFEGCYHGHSDSLLVKAGSGALTMGVPSSPGVPASLADHTITLAYNDAESVRECFDKMGDQIACIIVEPVAGNMNCIPPVPGFLETLREVCDAHGALLILDEVMSGFRVSLTGAQGHYGIEADITTLGKVIGGGMPVGAFGGKRKYMEQIAPTGPIYQAGTLSGNPVGMVAGLETLRLVQEPGFYDRLTEKTEKLVQGILSAAREAGVPLTANSAGSMFGFFFTDEPKVTNYQQVMACNTERFNRFFHGMLDEGVYLAPASYEAGFMSAAHTDEDIDATIAAAKKVFAQLG